One window of the Pseudomonas lurida genome contains the following:
- a CDS encoding TcfC E-set like domain-containing protein translates to MFPMTHIAAALALLICMGVLAAPSAGAENPGSLISQAQDLPRGFSDHFFDVPLAVRVDLDQQLLGEALIVLSRDDRVTLLEFTDVGDSRVPLPTRDTWQAILEQGVALGACSQACPEQMVSTHYSLESSQLSIITRNVERAGDAPRYYAQPEGGSHGVIINNQLNLNGGQNEDLGGRFGLQASASLGNWSQVFNLQLARQSGDEEQLRHAIHELYTQRELEGRFLRLGHFTPNSDGLTRQLRSFGASPDTALGVMYGSSDTLAINNAKPSVYPIYVTANRQAAVEIYRNGLLINTQSVAAGLQTLDTRPLPGGIYEVEVRLLEDGMTVSTTQELVYKPSNWRNAEDRWRYNVFAGRETKLFSNWDEQASGAATAGASVNYLLHPRVILGLSAREVREQLQYGGSVDWTVANNTSLYANLYETHEHGTGMDLQALYTLGATNLVFSHNRSWLDTRDTYETLPDGTRLRRNTFVGEASNSALSVNHRFDAFNSWNVRLSHSEGNVEGTGLDLGWNRRGTWLGNDANWRFSVFDRPGTNGIDDERNRGLDVTLSLALGTDGRQVSGSVGTRTARDGGRDNNASVTYRQDLTDHVLQSVSATALTDTYGVGLSGTASFTTDTISGDGFLQRSSFNNTFTGGLNLNSTFVAGADKALLTSQYHGTGAGMIIDVETDLEAITLRADDFSGGGALLHPGRNFVPLTAYKSSTVNFDFEGNHPPAANIQPARTRYHLNKGGVDYRKVTVMKTVSVLGRLLDAQGRPLKGHHVINHASRGVSEVDGFFSMEMSASSPTLEVRYQNQLLCQFRLDPANTPNESDVLMIGDLRCTPDSLADTHFNAGTAG, encoded by the coding sequence ATGTTCCCGATGACTCACATCGCGGCGGCGCTCGCGCTGCTGATTTGTATGGGCGTCCTGGCGGCGCCGAGTGCCGGTGCCGAGAACCCTGGCAGTCTGATTTCCCAGGCCCAAGACTTACCCCGCGGGTTCAGTGATCACTTCTTCGATGTGCCGCTGGCGGTGCGGGTCGATCTTGATCAGCAATTGCTCGGCGAGGCGCTGATCGTATTGTCCCGGGATGACCGGGTAACCCTGCTTGAATTCACCGACGTGGGTGACAGCAGGGTGCCCCTGCCCACCCGCGATACCTGGCAAGCCATCCTTGAACAGGGTGTGGCCCTGGGCGCCTGTAGCCAGGCGTGCCCCGAGCAAATGGTGTCTACCCACTACAGCCTCGAGAGCTCGCAGCTTTCGATCATCACGCGAAACGTCGAGCGCGCCGGCGACGCCCCGCGCTATTACGCGCAGCCTGAAGGCGGCAGCCATGGCGTGATCATCAACAATCAACTGAACCTCAATGGCGGCCAGAACGAAGACCTGGGCGGGCGTTTTGGCTTGCAGGCCAGTGCCAGCCTGGGCAACTGGAGCCAGGTGTTCAACTTGCAACTGGCTCGCCAGAGTGGCGACGAGGAACAACTGCGCCACGCGATCCACGAGCTGTACACCCAGCGCGAACTGGAAGGGCGTTTTCTGCGCCTGGGTCATTTCACGCCCAACTCCGATGGCCTGACCCGGCAGTTGCGCAGTTTTGGCGCCAGCCCCGACACCGCATTGGGGGTGATGTACGGCAGCTCCGACACCCTGGCGATCAACAACGCCAAGCCCAGTGTCTATCCGATCTACGTCACGGCCAACCGCCAGGCCGCCGTGGAGATCTACCGCAATGGCCTGCTGATCAATACCCAGTCGGTGGCTGCCGGCTTGCAGACGCTGGACACACGCCCGCTGCCCGGCGGTATCTATGAAGTGGAAGTGCGCCTGTTGGAAGACGGTATGACCGTCAGCACCACCCAGGAACTGGTGTACAAGCCGAGCAACTGGCGCAACGCCGAGGACCGCTGGCGCTACAACGTGTTTGCCGGTCGGGAGACCAAATTATTCAGTAACTGGGATGAGCAGGCCTCCGGCGCGGCAACCGCCGGCGCTTCCGTCAACTACCTGCTGCACCCACGGGTGATCCTTGGCCTGTCCGCGCGCGAAGTGCGTGAGCAACTGCAGTACGGCGGTTCGGTGGACTGGACCGTCGCCAACAACACCAGCCTCTACGCCAACCTCTACGAAACCCACGAACACGGGACCGGGATGGACCTGCAGGCGCTCTACACGTTGGGCGCCACCAACCTGGTGTTCAGCCACAACCGCAGTTGGCTGGACACCCGCGATACCTATGAAACGCTGCCTGACGGCACGCGGTTGCGGCGCAATACGTTCGTTGGCGAAGCCAGCAATTCGGCGTTGTCGGTCAACCACCGGTTCGACGCCTTCAACTCCTGGAACGTGCGCCTGTCCCACAGCGAAGGCAATGTCGAGGGTACCGGCCTGGACCTGGGCTGGAACCGTCGCGGTACCTGGCTGGGCAACGACGCCAATTGGCGCTTCTCGGTGTTCGATCGGCCGGGTACCAATGGCATCGACGATGAACGCAACCGTGGCCTCGACGTCACCTTGAGCCTGGCCCTGGGCACCGACGGCCGGCAAGTGTCCGGCAGTGTCGGCACCCGCACCGCCCGAGATGGCGGTCGCGACAACAATGCCTCGGTCACCTATCGCCAGGACCTCACTGACCACGTACTGCAAAGCGTCTCGGCCACCGCCCTCACCGATACCTATGGTGTTGGCTTGTCGGGCACGGCCAGCTTCACGACGGATACGATCAGCGGTGACGGCTTCCTGCAGCGCAGCTCGTTCAACAACACATTCACCGGTGGCTTGAACCTCAACAGCACGTTCGTGGCGGGCGCCGACAAAGCGTTGCTGACCAGCCAGTACCACGGCACGGGCGCGGGAATGATCATTGATGTCGAGACCGATCTCGAGGCCATTACCCTGCGTGCCGACGACTTCAGTGGCGGTGGCGCCCTGCTGCATCCCGGTCGCAATTTTGTGCCGCTGACCGCCTACAAGAGCAGCACCGTCAACTTCGACTTCGAGGGCAACCATCCGCCCGCCGCCAACATCCAGCCGGCGCGGACTCGCTATCACCTGAACAAGGGCGGGGTGGACTACCGCAAGGTCACGGTGATGAAAACCGTGTCGGTGCTGGGACGCCTGCTCGATGCCCAGGGTCGCCCGCTCAAGGGCCATCACGTGATCAACCACGCCAGCCGCGGGGTCAGCGAGGTAGACGGGTTCTTCTCGATGGAAATGAGCGCCAGCTCACCGACCCTCGAAGTGCGCTACCAGAACCAGTTGCTCTGCCAGTTCCGCCTCGACCCTGCCAACACGCCGAATGAAAGCGACGTGCTGATGATCGGCGACCTGCGCTGCACGCCCGACTCGCTGGCCGACACCCACTTCAACGCAGGAACTGCTGGCTGA
- a CDS encoding PadR family transcriptional regulator produces the protein MREHHPHPREHGDGRDGFEKRPGRERGGRGPRVFAPGDLKLLLLALIGEQPCHGYDLIRQIEGMFDGAYSPSPGVIYPTLTFLEETELVTGDAEGGKKRYTITDAGRLSLSEQAIALEGVRMRIDVSKRSLRGHDRPPEIHEAVHNLRHALQLHHGRWSPEEIIRVAALLNSTAQAIVDGPAVPPVQGKAQ, from the coding sequence ATGAGAGAGCATCACCCCCACCCCCGCGAGCACGGCGACGGCCGTGACGGGTTTGAAAAACGCCCTGGGCGTGAACGCGGTGGCCGTGGCCCGCGCGTGTTTGCCCCCGGTGACCTGAAGTTGCTGCTGTTGGCGTTGATCGGCGAACAGCCGTGCCACGGCTACGACTTGATCCGGCAGATCGAAGGCATGTTCGACGGCGCCTACAGCCCCAGCCCCGGCGTGATCTACCCGACCCTGACCTTCCTGGAAGAAACCGAGCTGGTCACGGGCGACGCCGAGGGCGGAAAAAAACGCTACACAATCACCGACGCCGGTCGTCTTTCTTTAAGTGAGCAGGCGATTGCACTGGAAGGCGTGCGCATGCGCATCGACGTCAGCAAACGCTCGTTGCGCGGCCATGATCGCCCGCCCGAAATCCACGAGGCGGTGCATAACCTGCGCCACGCCTTGCAGTTGCACCATGGGCGCTGGAGCCCGGAAGAAATCATTCGCGTCGCGGCGCTGCTCAACAGCACCGCCCAAGCCATTGTCGACGGCCCGGCCGTCCCACCTGTGCAGGGGAAAGCTCAATGA
- a CDS encoding pilus assembly protein yields the protein MKHAVLWIGMFLYALGAQAAPAINVGVVYDYLEPDRSSFLKRVSNTGTSTAFIRVDVLEIVYNADGTHREVPVSSLADNEGKTTSRDGLMASPARLIVPANGRQGTRLLYMGPRDRERYFRVRFIPVVPGKDDNFAVTDEERAEYNDSLAAGVNIMAGYGTVFFVRPKNTRFDTQIKETANQYQLRNQGNSVVLLDEFRDCSATAKNDCLPTTKHHILPGRLLVLEKKAGRTFGFQMIEGQKKKLITVDSNG from the coding sequence ATGAAGCATGCAGTGTTATGGATCGGGATGTTCCTTTATGCCCTGGGCGCCCAGGCGGCACCGGCGATCAACGTCGGGGTGGTGTATGACTACCTGGAGCCGGACCGCAGTTCCTTTCTCAAGCGCGTGTCCAACACCGGCACCAGCACGGCGTTTATCCGGGTCGATGTGCTCGAGATCGTCTACAACGCCGACGGCACGCACCGCGAGGTGCCGGTCTCGTCGCTGGCCGACAACGAAGGCAAGACCACCAGCCGCGACGGCCTGATGGCCAGCCCGGCGCGGTTAATCGTGCCGGCCAACGGGCGACAGGGCACACGGCTGTTGTACATGGGGCCGCGGGACAGGGAGCGTTATTTCCGGGTGCGCTTCATCCCCGTGGTGCCGGGAAAGGACGACAACTTTGCCGTCACCGACGAAGAACGCGCCGAATACAACGACAGCCTGGCGGCGGGGGTCAACATCATGGCGGGCTACGGCACGGTGTTTTTCGTGCGGCCGAAGAACACGCGTTTCGACACGCAAATAAAGGAGACGGCCAACCAGTACCAACTGCGTAACCAGGGCAACAGCGTGGTGCTGCTGGATGAGTTTCGCGACTGCTCGGCGACGGCAAAAAATGACTGCCTGCCGACCACCAAGCATCACATCCTGCCGGGGCGCCTGTTGGTGCTCGAGAAAAAGGCCGGGCGCACCTTTGGCTTTCAAATGATTGAAGGGCAGAAGAAAAAGCTGATCACAGTCGACAGCAACGGGTGA
- a CDS encoding Pr6Pr family membrane protein gives MKRFVAVAALAGWVGLAIQQYLIFYSRWSTGASLLGGLINFFSFFTVLTNTLAVVVLSYALVRRESAAKRFFLSPPVSSGIAASIVVVSLAYNLLLRHLWSPTGFQFIADELLHDVMPVLFLIYWWRCVPKGSVRLKHIGAWMIYPLVYFAYALLRGDLLGQYQYPFIDVSTLGYPQVFVNAVGILVGFVVIALVVVGLDKGLKSPSNQWGSG, from the coding sequence ATGAAGCGGTTTGTTGCAGTGGCGGCGCTGGCCGGTTGGGTGGGGTTGGCGATCCAGCAATACCTGATTTTCTATTCGCGCTGGTCGACCGGCGCCAGCCTGCTCGGAGGGCTGATCAACTTTTTCAGTTTCTTCACTGTGCTCACCAACACCCTGGCGGTGGTGGTGTTGAGTTATGCGCTGGTCCGTCGGGAATCAGCGGCGAAGCGGTTTTTCCTGTCGCCCCCGGTCAGCAGTGGGATCGCCGCGAGCATCGTCGTGGTGAGCCTGGCCTATAACCTGTTGCTACGGCACTTGTGGAGCCCCACAGGCTTTCAGTTCATTGCGGATGAGTTGCTGCACGACGTGATGCCAGTGCTGTTTCTGATCTACTGGTGGCGGTGTGTGCCCAAGGGCAGTGTGCGGCTCAAGCACATTGGCGCGTGGATGATTTACCCACTGGTGTACTTCGCCTATGCACTGCTGCGCGGGGATTTGCTCGGGCAATATCAGTACCCGTTCATTGATGTGAGCACCCTGGGTTATCCCCAAGTATTTGTGAATGCCGTGGGTATTCTGGTGGGGTTTGTCGTCATCGCGCTGGTGGTGGTGGGGCTGGATAAAGGCTTGAAATCACCGTCGAACCAATGGGGCAGCGGGTGA
- a CDS encoding CS1 type fimbrial major subunit, with protein MFKKFAIAAPLAALALSSTVFAAGEANHTVNIRAFISTIAFHVQPRDPNWGRDETMAYNLANGELIPLTAIYDMRNTNGSIHAHIDGGPAVLFNGDASQNIPLTATLNGVVLTGTPQEVVNEADSTPGLGAELRIVAAKPSATQRGHYTTVIPLIFDAVLPNL; from the coding sequence ATGTTCAAGAAATTCGCAATTGCCGCCCCCCTGGCTGCCTTGGCGCTATCCTCCACGGTGTTTGCAGCCGGTGAAGCCAACCATACCGTCAATATCAGGGCGTTCATCTCAACCATCGCGTTTCACGTACAACCGCGTGACCCTAACTGGGGCCGGGATGAGACCATGGCTTACAACTTGGCCAATGGTGAGTTGATTCCGTTGACCGCTATTTATGACATGCGCAACACCAACGGCTCGATCCACGCCCATATCGACGGAGGCCCGGCCGTACTCTTTAACGGCGACGCCTCGCAAAACATTCCGTTGACCGCCACCTTGAATGGCGTCGTGCTCACAGGTACGCCCCAGGAAGTTGTCAACGAGGCTGACTCAACCCCTGGGCTGGGGGCCGAACTGCGTATTGTCGCTGCCAAGCCGTCGGCAACTCAGCGCGGTCACTACACCACCGTCATTCCGTTGATATTCGACGCGGTGCTGCCAAACCTTTGA
- a CDS encoding VF530 family protein, producing the protein MTATSNDPLHGVTLQHVLTTLVEHYEWEGLAERIDVRCFKSDPSIKSSLTFLRKTPWAREKVEGLYVKLMRTKRPLD; encoded by the coding sequence ATGACCGCGACAAGCAACGACCCGCTCCACGGTGTGACCCTGCAACACGTCCTCACTACGCTTGTGGAACATTACGAATGGGAGGGCCTGGCCGAGCGCATCGATGTCCGCTGTTTCAAGAGCGATCCGAGCATCAAGTCCAGCCTGACCTTCTTGCGCAAGACACCGTGGGCGCGGGAGAAAGTCGAAGGTTTGTATGTGAAGCTGATGCGCACCAAACGACCGTTGGATTGA
- a CDS encoding siderophore-interacting protein, with the protein MNTQVIHRVTHEIKRRRLEVLRVVDLTPRMRRITLGGPELAGFISLGSDDHIKLLFPQNAAEQAALESPTFSLKGDGPQPAMRDYTPRRFDLSIGELDIDFVLHGDGPASTWAEQVQVGQHLHIGGPRGSMIVPDIFDSYLLIGDETAIPAIARRLEELPAGRTVLAVIEIADEAEQQTLKSAADVQVKWVVRGKDNLLDTVHDLTLPSGSLYSFVATESKLSRQLRRVLLDTHKVNEDYLKAAGYWRAEGSQEE; encoded by the coding sequence ATGAATACGCAAGTCATCCATCGCGTCACCCACGAGATCAAACGCCGTCGCCTTGAGGTGCTACGAGTCGTCGACCTCACTCCACGCATGCGCCGCATCACGTTGGGCGGGCCGGAACTGGCGGGTTTTATCAGCTTGGGCAGCGACGACCATATCAAGCTGCTGTTCCCGCAGAACGCCGCCGAACAAGCCGCGCTGGAAAGCCCGACCTTCAGTCTCAAGGGCGACGGTCCGCAACCGGCCATGCGTGACTACACACCACGGCGCTTCGACCTGAGTATCGGTGAGTTGGACATCGACTTCGTGCTGCACGGCGATGGCCCCGCGTCCACCTGGGCCGAGCAAGTGCAGGTCGGCCAGCACCTGCACATCGGCGGGCCACGGGGCTCGATGATCGTGCCGGATATCTTCGACAGCTACTTGTTGATTGGTGATGAAACGGCGATCCCGGCCATTGCGCGCCGCCTGGAAGAATTGCCCGCAGGGCGTACGGTGCTGGCGGTGATTGAAATCGCCGACGAAGCAGAGCAGCAAACCCTGAAAAGTGCCGCCGATGTCCAGGTGAAATGGGTCGTGCGCGGCAAGGACAACTTGCTCGACACCGTGCACGACCTGACGCTGCCGAGCGGCTCGCTCTACAGCTTCGTCGCGACGGAAAGCAAGCTGTCGCGCCAGCTGCGGCGTGTGCTGCTGGATACGCACAAGGTCAATGAAGACTACCTCAAGGCCGCCGGTTACTGGCGGGCCGAGGGCAGCCAGGAAGAGTAA
- a CDS encoding CS1 type fimbrial major subunit, translating to MFKLLTRLLVLTALLFTAGYARAIEERHAFDVSVTIPVHEAYVLPSEPDWMGQEQELAWNLATSQLSRLRKNFDVKNLSGGVAARLGAEPYLFNGRYRIDLRVLFNQVPLTLDSTEVVNAAEAQVGRRAELEIAAIEPDEGYKPGEYYGTVHIVFDFLAP from the coding sequence ATGTTCAAGCTACTGACAAGGCTGCTGGTGTTGACGGCGCTGCTGTTCACGGCCGGTTACGCCAGGGCGATCGAGGAGCGTCATGCGTTCGATGTTTCGGTGACGATTCCGGTTCACGAGGCCTATGTGCTGCCTTCGGAGCCCGATTGGATGGGGCAGGAGCAAGAGCTTGCCTGGAACCTGGCGACCTCCCAGTTGAGTCGCCTGCGCAAGAATTTCGATGTGAAAAACCTCTCCGGCGGGGTCGCAGCACGCTTGGGCGCCGAGCCCTACCTGTTCAACGGGCGGTACCGGATCGACTTGCGGGTGCTGTTCAATCAGGTGCCCCTGACCCTGGACAGCACCGAGGTGGTCAACGCTGCCGAGGCTCAGGTGGGCCGGCGCGCAGAGTTGGAAATCGCGGCCATTGAGCCCGATGAGGGCTACAAGCCCGGGGAATATTACGGCACGGTCCATATCGTGTTTGACTTCCTTGCGCCCTGA